In a single window of the Plasmodium cynomolgi strain B DNA, chromosome 6, whole genome shotgun sequence genome:
- a CDS encoding hypothetical protein (putative): protein MKDGVSSGSLFLRKAGLSKYSYIDNFVHLPLNRKYYIVISEFSTTFLLLFIYFFNNKMNCFSYLAVVFLVSSQMLLSSCVFEGIVVERCRKQIHVEKIFYISYVMCIKIFCSLILYYLYILKISIYLLILKSFVIFIISCLCSEETLLLNSSFKIQRNIIQKSENGGVHVKNTVDLLSQLALLKKLLFKENLFKILFLLILFNSSIDTKFSMLQYGVQNYRWPHSLINYIPLVSQTSKLIGISIFQLYTNKKSYKSYAMITILSNVMLKIASFIFLYYNKSTYVSPFLFLLNIIVQNVSIKILALPILLLCIEKAPLNLESTLLNIYIFCFNLSNLISKRYFMWNLILHMSKNVFIILLLSFLTTCSSLLYYFNLSLDSLNSVNSSMSCLNEKENLHFKLSKYDKKNYAPPPSDDLFNTYEKKNSSKKFVRFREENIKTEKCKKEPNKSKSNLFKTAPDYSSDSDDNQWLIIDNLK from the exons ATGAAGGATGGAGTTTCATCggggtccctttttttaagaaaagcAGGCCTGAGTAAGTACTCCTACATAGacaattttgtgcatttgCCACTGAACAGGAAGTATTATATCGTTATAAGCGAATTTAGCACCACATTTTTGCtgctatttatatatttttttaataacaagATGAACTGCTTTTCCTACCTGGCTGTCGTCTTTTTGGTTTCCAGTCAAATGCTCCTATCGTCTTGTGTTTTTGAAGGAATCGTAGTCGAGCGATGCAGAAAACAGATACACGTTGAGaaaattttctacatatCTTACGTGATGTGTATAAAGATTTTCTGTTCCCTTATCCTGTactatttgtacattttaaaaataagcatttacctattaattttgaaaagttTCGTCATATTCATCATTTCGTGTCTATGTAGCGAAGAAACGCTTTTGCTAAATTCGAGCTTTAAGATACAACGGAACATAATACAGAAGAGTGAGAATGGAGGGGTTCATGTGAAAAACACAGTAGATTTACTTTCGCAACTTGCACTTCTGAAGAAACTGCTGTTTAAggaaaatttgttcaaaataCTCTTTCTTTTGATTCTGTTCAATTCGTCCATTGACACAAAATTTTCGATGTTGCAGTACGGTGTGCAGAATTACAGATGGCCTCATTCCCTGATTAACTACATCCCCCTGGTGTCGCA gACCTCCAAGCTGATAGGAATCTCCATCTTCCAACTGtacacaaacaaaaaaagttacaaaagTTACGCAATGATAACAATACTGTCCAACGTAATGCTGAAAATAGctagctttatttttttgtactatAACAAGAGCACATATGTGAGCCCCTTTCTCTTCCTACTTAATATAATCGTTCAGAATGTATCCATCAAAATTTTAGCCCTCCCCATACTGCTCCTGTGTATAGAAAAGGCGCCATTAAATTTGGAGTCCACTCTACtcaatatttacattttttgttttaactTGTCCAACTTGATTAGCAAAAGATATTTCATGTGGAATCTCATTTTGCACATGTCGAAgaatgtttttataattctcctcctctccttcttaACCACGTGTAGCAGTTTACTCTACTACTTTAACTTATCGTTAGATTCGTTAAACAGTGTGAATTCATCCATGTCGTGTTtgaacgaaaaggaaaatctcCATTTCAAATTGAGTAAATAtgacaagaaaaattatgcaccCCCCCCATCGGATGATCTGTTTAATAcatatgagaaaaaaaattcttccaaAAAGTTTGTTCGCTTTAGAgaagaaaacataaaaacggaaaaatgcaaaaaggagCCCAACAAGAGTAAatccaatttgtttaaaacCGCGCCAGATTACAGCTCCGATAGTGATGACAATCAATGGCTCATAATTGACAATTTGAAG